The following DNA comes from Salvelinus sp. IW2-2015 linkage group LG1, ASM291031v2, whole genome shotgun sequence.
tagttgagagaatgccaatagtgtgcaaagctgtcaaggcaaagggtggctatttgaagaatctcaaatataaaatatattttgatttgtttaacactttttggttactacatgattccatgtgtgttatttcatagtttgatgtcttcactattgtaaaatgtagaaaatagtcaaaataaagaaaaacccttgaatgactgtgtccaaacttttgactagtactgtgtaTCTTCTATAGAGAtgaagggtttttatttatatGGTATAGATAACCTCTGCTCCTCCTCGCCTTCCCTCCAGAGTCCCTTCGGTTATCTGTTGCTGTCACTGAAAACAAGGTTCCCCCTGAGCAGCAGGAGTGGAGAACCAGTCTGCAGCAGGAGGACCTAGAAcccacacagattaaagaggaacaggaggaactcTGGACCTGTCAGGAGGAAGATAGTGTGTTCAAATTACCTCCAATTTGTGTGAAAAGTAAATGTGATCAGGAAAACCAACAGTCCTTTTCTCTTCCCCAAACCCAGACAGTGGAGAACAGAGACAGTAACTCTAAACCAGTGGATCTCCCACATTTTGTCACCGTTACCCACCTAGAGGGTCTCGACATTCCCTGTGACCCTCCAGATAATCAAAACAATGCCTACAGCCACAGCTCAACTGTAAGCAGCGACCCAGTAGGACTTGACAGCAGCCCACCATTGAATTCCAACCCATCAATGAGGGAACACTGTTCCAAACCCAGCACCACGTCTAGAAAAACTCACCGCTGCTTTGACTGTGGTGAAACgtttgctctgacagctgacctACAGGGGCATGTGACTCTCGCCAAGAAGAGACCCAGCGAATGCCGCCTCTGCAAAAAACACTACAACTCCACCTGTAAATTAAAGGCCCATGTCAGATTCTGTCACGTGGAGAAACCCTGCACCTGCCCCTTTTGTGGAAAGACCTTCAAACTCAAAGGACACCTGTCCAGACATATgaggattcacacaggagagaaaccatttagctgtggtgactgtgggaagagtttcattCAGAAGGGGGACCTAAGGAGGCATGTACTgactcacactggagagaaaccatttagctgtggtgactgtgggaaaagcttcaatcgGAAAGGGAACTTGAACTTGCAcatactgactcacacaggagtGAACGTCCACAAAGAaagaaacaaataaagaaaacagaaTAAAAGCACAGAGAGAATTAGCACAAAGACATCTTGTTAGAAGATGGACAACACTTTGGAAAAGCAAAGCAACTGGATCATTCATTCTCTGGGTTTTAGAATAATAGATTCACTTTTGTAAAACATTCTATGaacaataaagtttgattttatataacagtacagagtacagtagtTAAACATACATGTCTTATGTTCAGTCTCTTGATGTTTTCATGTCA
Coding sequences within:
- the LOC111954782 gene encoding zinc finger protein 16-like isoform X1, whose product is MSTLQMLRLFLNERLTAAAVEIFGAVEKTVVEYQEENDRLRRLLRIAPDIKLCREESLRLSVAVTENKVPPEQQEWRTSLQQEDLEPTQIKEEQEELWTCQEEDSVFKLPPICVKSKCDQENQQSFSLPQTQTVENRDSNSKPVDLPHFVTVTHLEGLDIPCDPPDNQNNAYSHSSTVSSDPVGLDSSPPLNSNPSMREHCSKPSTTSRKTHRCFDCGETFALTADLQGHVTLAKKRPSECRLCKKHYNSTCKLKAHVRFCHVEKPCTCPFCGKTFKLKGHLSRHMRIHTGEKPFSCGDCGKSFIQKGDLRRHVLTHTGEKPFSCGDCGKSFNRKGNLNLHILTHTGVNVHKERNK